TGCGCTTGACGCCAGCGAACTCGGACTTCAGCCGCTCCTCCGACGGGTCGACGAGCACGCCGCCCCGGCTGCCGAAGAGGATCTCCTCGACCTCGACGAAGGCGAACAGTTCCCCCTGGCCCACCTTCCGGGCGTAAAGTTCATACAGGCTCTCCTGGTTTCGGAAGAGCACCCTGTAGACGGGCTTCGTCTTCACGAGAGGTCGGGCCGTCAGTTCTTGTGGCGGTAGAGGATGAGGCCGTGGGTCGGATCGTAGGGGGAGACCCCGATCGTCACGCGGTCTCCCGAGATGACGCGGATCCGGAACCGGCGCATGGCGCCGCCGAGCTTCGCCGTGAGCGTCTGGCCATTTTCGAGTTTGACGACGAAATTTCCCCCGCCACGGGCCTCGGTCACGGTACCTTCGAGATTCGCCAGATCGTCCTTTGCCAAGATTCTCCCACCTTCCTTTTTCCACAATTTACCACACCTTGACCGGGAACGCCCGGGTGATCCGCCGGATCCGGAAAACCCCATCGCCCGCATGGGGTATAATCATCTTCCGGCACCCGAATGAAAACCCTTTCACTCCCCAGGCCCGAAGCGGTCCTCTTCGATTTCGACGGGATTCTCGTCGACACCGAACCGATGCACCACCGGGCGTTCACCGAGGTTCTCGATCCGCTCGGCATGGGGTTCACCTGGCAGGAGTATGTCGAAACCTACATGGGATTCGACGACCGCGACTCGTTCCGGGAGGCGTTCCGTGCGAAGGGGATCGACCTCGACGAGGCGAATCTCGCGAAACTCGTCGCAGCGAAGTCCCGCGCATTCCTGGATGGCATTCGCGTCGGAGTGACCGCCTACCCGGGAGCGGTGTCGATGATCGAATCCTTGCGCTCGGCCGGACGGCCGCTCGCCCTCTGCAGCGGGGCGCTTCGCTCCGACATCGACCCTATTCTGAAGCAATTGGGCATCCTCCGCTGCTTCGACGTGATCGTATCGGCCGACGACGTGCGCAGGAGCAAGCCCGACCCGGAAAGCTACGCGGTCGCCTTCGAGAGATTGTCGAAGAGGTACGCCACGCTGCTGACGCTCCCGGAAAGATCGTTCGCCGTCGAAGACACCCCCGCCGGGATCCGGTCCGCGAAGGGGGCCGGGCTCCGGGTGC
This sequence is a window from Candidatus Deferrimicrobium sp.. Protein-coding genes within it:
- a CDS encoding DUF1820 family protein, whose protein sequence is MKTKPVYRVLFRNQESLYELYARKVGQGELFAFVEVEEILFGSRGGVLVDPSEERLKSEFAGVKRTFIPLQAIVRIDEVEKEGTNKIVSLAAPQGNVTHFPMPPGSLGTKPGKG
- the infA gene encoding translation initiation factor IF-1, whose protein sequence is MAKDDLANLEGTVTEARGGGNFVVKLENGQTLTAKLGGAMRRFRIRVISGDRVTIGVSPYDPTHGLILYRHKN
- a CDS encoding HAD family phosphatase; translated protein: MKTLSLPRPEAVLFDFDGILVDTEPMHHRAFTEVLDPLGMGFTWQEYVETYMGFDDRDSFREAFRAKGIDLDEANLAKLVAAKSRAFLDGIRVGVTAYPGAVSMIESLRSAGRPLALCSGALRSDIDPILKQLGILRCFDVIVSADDVRRSKPDPESYAVAFERLSKRYATLLTLPERSFAVEDTPAGIRSAKGAGLRVLAVTNSYGPGDLSEADWTIDSLENIRFEG